In Brachypodium distachyon strain Bd21 chromosome 2, Brachypodium_distachyon_v3.0, whole genome shotgun sequence, one genomic interval encodes:
- the LOC100827472 gene encoding protein BUD31 homolog 2, with protein MPKIKTSRVKYPEGWELIEPTLRDLEAKMREAENDTHDGKRKCEALWPIFRISHQKSRYIYDLYYRRKEISKELYEFCLDQGYADKNLIAKWKKPGYERLCCLRCIQTRDHNFATTCVCRVPKHLREEKVIECVHCGCKGCASGD; from the exons ATGCCTAAGATAAAGACAAGCCGTGTGAAATATCCTGAAGGATGGGAACTTATTGAACCAACTCTCCGTGATTTGGAAGCCAAAATGAGAGAAG CGGAGAATGATACACATGATGGGAAGAGGAAGTGTGAAGCTCTCTGGCCAATCTTCCGTATTTCTCATCAAAAGAGTCGCTACATATATGATCTTTACTATCGAAGGAAGGAAATATCAAAGGAGTTATATGAGTTTTGCTTGGACCAAGGTTATGCAGACAAAAACCTGATTGCTAAATGGAAAAAG CCAGGTTACGAGCGTCTTTgctgcctccgatgcatacaaACACGAGACCACAACTTTGCAACCACTTGTGTGTGCAGGGTCCCCAAGCACCTCAGGGAAGAAAAGGTGATAGAGTGCGTCCACTGCGGATGCAAGGGGTGTGCCAGTGGTGATTGA
- the LOC100844972 gene encoding 60S acidic ribosomal protein P2B codes for MKLIAAYLLAYLGGNSCPTADDIKNILESVGAEADEDKLEFLLAELKDKDITEVIAAGREKFASVPSGGGAISVGAPAAAAAGGAAPAAEAKKEEKVEEKEESDDDMGFSLFD; via the exons ATGAAGCTGATCGCTGCCTACCTGCTGGCGTATCTTGGTGGGAACTCGTGCCCAACTGCCGATGACATCAAGAACATCCTGGAGTCAg TTGGGGCTGAAGCTGATGAAGACAAACTTGAGTTCCTTCTTGCTGAACTCAAAGATAAGGACATAACGGAGGTGATTGCAGCTGGAAGGGAGAAGTTTGCCTCTGTGCCTTCAGGTGGCGGTGCCATCTCTGTCGGAGctccagctgctgcagctgctggtgGTGCGGCGCCTGCTGCAGAGGcaaagaaggaggagaaggttgaagagaaggaagaatcCGATGAC GACATGGGTTTCAGTTTGTTCGACTAA